One Kiritimatiellia bacterium genomic region harbors:
- a CDS encoding tetratricopeptide repeat protein has product MVQHLYPRLPWQPGGWLVPPWLGADGPRVKLSWRLDEREGSIWPAGEEDTWGFAWRPSRMVWATPHGVIEYGKDVAGPPAFCAVCPEPDVLWGESDLDHKPTLEGEKPPVPGGPAVQVLETEQVTVRLFLQEEKGRLRFAAVVSRDVSDDGTATWNKYRSESPAAFLAGALSPYLEFARSQSATNESDFRRMEGVVARMIRDLRTGVDPRRLMCIPARSSDRQMRTADVLIAARAWLEVRPSIAMELIRTVFSGQTPDGDLPAFYDELGHPSTETFDRPGFAHIVWLVWQREPDRAWYDEIAPRAVRYVEALIRAMDPDRQGSPRWLRAGDSLVPSIYDTQLRSPDLPALLVREVDALEQLAGAVAVRSLDLGDLLAYRDRLLSRLRSDFWNPELRCFIEQFEDGRPVLRKSITSLVPLVCRQLTREEEQALLDLLVNRDFLLSPAGLLSWSDWSAESESSILPEIQVMFLDALSERRASSQRSTLRGSLLSHLPPGETPAEQALLLVLLSVRAEIHLHTRLISPALNWMNRNRRFVVATIILLAVLINVGVVMYYRLRERTLTLQAVETNIGLARRLYSEGRFAEAEPVMRQVLDSDQPQPTVWFEMGNILYKLGRLDEAAYWYGEQKGPPIIVGQAQHNLAVVRMKQGRLEEARQIWMANQTNYAITAPQVSERATLALKYLPEAGEK; this is encoded by the coding sequence ATGGTGCAGCACCTTTACCCGCGTTTGCCCTGGCAGCCCGGCGGTTGGCTTGTCCCTCCCTGGTTGGGTGCGGATGGGCCGCGTGTGAAGCTCTCATGGCGTCTCGACGAGCGGGAAGGATCGATCTGGCCCGCCGGCGAAGAGGATACCTGGGGCTTCGCATGGCGGCCGAGCCGCATGGTTTGGGCGACGCCGCACGGAGTCATCGAATATGGGAAGGACGTGGCCGGGCCGCCGGCGTTCTGCGCCGTGTGCCCGGAGCCGGACGTGTTATGGGGCGAGTCCGATCTCGACCACAAGCCTACCTTGGAGGGGGAGAAACCACCCGTACCCGGCGGGCCCGCCGTTCAGGTGCTGGAGACCGAACAGGTAACGGTGCGGCTTTTCCTTCAGGAAGAAAAAGGCAGGCTGCGATTCGCCGCCGTCGTCAGCCGGGACGTATCGGACGACGGCACGGCGACGTGGAACAAGTACCGATCCGAAAGCCCGGCGGCATTTCTCGCGGGCGCCTTGTCGCCATATCTGGAGTTTGCGCGGAGCCAGTCGGCAACCAACGAGAGCGACTTCCGCCGAATGGAGGGCGTGGTGGCCCGGATGATCCGCGACCTGCGCACAGGAGTGGACCCTCGCCGATTGATGTGCATTCCCGCTCGATCCTCCGACCGCCAAATGAGAACTGCGGACGTTCTCATCGCGGCGCGGGCCTGGCTCGAGGTGAGGCCCTCGATTGCGATGGAGCTGATTCGCACGGTCTTCAGCGGGCAGACGCCCGATGGAGACCTCCCCGCTTTCTACGACGAACTTGGACACCCGTCGACGGAAACCTTTGACCGCCCCGGATTCGCGCACATCGTGTGGCTGGTCTGGCAGCGCGAGCCGGATCGCGCGTGGTATGACGAGATTGCGCCGCGCGCCGTTCGATATGTTGAGGCGTTGATCCGCGCGATGGATCCCGATCGGCAAGGGTCGCCTCGCTGGCTGCGTGCCGGGGATTCTTTGGTTCCCAGTATCTACGATACCCAGTTGCGATCGCCGGATCTACCCGCCCTCCTTGTTCGCGAGGTTGACGCGCTGGAGCAGTTGGCGGGCGCGGTGGCGGTGCGGTCGCTCGACCTCGGCGACTTGTTGGCATACCGAGACCGATTGTTGAGCCGGTTGCGTTCCGATTTTTGGAATCCCGAGCTTCGCTGCTTTATCGAGCAGTTCGAGGATGGGCGGCCGGTATTGAGAAAGTCGATCACTTCACTGGTTCCCTTGGTCTGCCGCCAGTTGACGCGAGAGGAGGAACAGGCCCTGCTGGACCTGCTCGTCAACAGGGACTTTCTGTTAAGCCCGGCGGGGCTTCTTTCCTGGTCGGACTGGTCCGCGGAATCTGAATCCTCGATCCTGCCCGAAATCCAGGTGATGTTTCTCGACGCACTGAGCGAGCGTCGCGCGAGTTCGCAGCGTTCGACCTTGCGCGGCTCGCTGCTGTCGCACCTGCCGCCCGGCGAAACCCCCGCGGAACAAGCGCTTTTGCTGGTTTTGTTGTCTGTGCGAGCGGAGATCCACCTGCATACGCGGCTTATTTCCCCAGCGTTGAACTGGATGAATCGAAATCGCCGCTTTGTGGTCGCGACCATCATCCTGTTGGCGGTTCTGATCAATGTCGGGGTTGTGATGTATTATCGGCTGCGGGAACGGACGCTCACCCTTCAGGCTGTTGAAACCAACATCGGTCTGGCGCGGCGCCTGTATTCGGAGGGTCGCTTTGCGGAGGCCGAGCCGGTGATGCGCCAGGTTCTGGACAGCGATCAACCGCAGCCGACGGTCTGGTTTGAGATGGGGAACATCCTTTACAAACTGGGTCGGCTCGACGAAGCGGCGTATTGGTACGGGGAGCAAAAGGGGCCGCCCATCATTGTGGGCCAGGCGCAGCATAATCTGGCCGTAGTGCGTATGAAACAAGGCCGGTTGGAGGAGGCCCGGCAGATCTGGATGGCCAATCAGACAAATTATGCGATCACGGCTCCACAAGTAAGCGAGCGGGCCACTTTAGCCCTCAAATATCTCCCGGAAGCAGGGGAAAAATAA
- a CDS encoding leucyl aminopeptidase: MRLSVVKPARAADSDRAMAYILSAGSKAVADSSLQRWADRVGFKAEAESCTYFTERERPIWLVGAGTDAEWRPSNARNVGGQLAMAARRLGVTKLDVRLDSAGAPKSQPATVRALVTGLVCGGYQVQGPAPVPAPALEEVRLVVPANQADLLSDAAARGAEVGRVINRVRDIANRPGNEAPPMEIAAWAANMARQRGLRCEVWDRNRLERERCHAFLAVAAGSRQPPCLIQLTYRGRSKALRPVIFVGKTITFDTGGISLKPGKNMEWMKFDKSGGMAVLAFMALVASVLKPDRTVIGMLAAAENMPGGAATRPGDVVRARNGKTIEIVNTDAEGRLVLADTLDVACSLKPAAIIDLATLTGAANVALGRPYSAVLSNHRPLSESLCQAGEESGDRLWPLPLDRDYRSLLKTPFADLKNVGDGSAGTIVGGIFLEHFVNPSIPWAHIDLTSAWEERATPHGPAGATLFGAALLAQWVDRGGMESLDT; encoded by the coding sequence ATGCGACTCTCGGTCGTAAAACCAGCCCGCGCGGCCGATTCCGATCGCGCGATGGCCTACATACTCAGTGCAGGCTCCAAAGCCGTCGCTGATTCATCCCTTCAGAGGTGGGCTGACCGAGTTGGTTTCAAAGCGGAGGCGGAATCCTGCACGTATTTTACCGAGCGAGAACGGCCCATCTGGCTCGTTGGAGCCGGCACGGATGCAGAATGGCGCCCTTCCAACGCGCGAAACGTGGGAGGACAACTTGCCATGGCTGCGCGGCGCCTTGGGGTCACCAAGCTGGATGTTCGACTGGACTCCGCAGGCGCGCCGAAGAGCCAGCCGGCAACTGTCCGAGCGCTGGTTACCGGCCTCGTATGCGGCGGTTACCAGGTGCAGGGTCCGGCCCCAGTGCCGGCTCCCGCGCTGGAAGAAGTGCGGTTGGTGGTTCCGGCCAACCAGGCTGATTTGCTTTCCGATGCCGCTGCGCGAGGTGCCGAGGTCGGTCGTGTCATCAACCGGGTGCGCGATATTGCCAATCGCCCTGGCAACGAGGCACCGCCGATGGAAATCGCAGCGTGGGCCGCCAACATGGCGCGGCAGAGGGGGCTGCGCTGCGAAGTGTGGGACCGCAACCGCCTTGAACGGGAACGCTGTCATGCGTTCCTCGCCGTGGCCGCCGGCAGCCGGCAGCCGCCCTGTTTGATTCAGCTCACCTACCGGGGTCGTTCAAAGGCCCTTCGGCCCGTCATCTTCGTCGGGAAGACGATTACCTTCGATACAGGTGGAATCTCGCTCAAGCCGGGCAAAAATATGGAATGGATGAAGTTCGACAAATCGGGCGGGATGGCGGTTCTCGCGTTCATGGCCCTCGTGGCTTCTGTCCTGAAACCGGATCGGACTGTCATCGGAATGCTAGCCGCCGCGGAGAATATGCCCGGCGGCGCTGCAACCCGGCCTGGCGATGTGGTTCGCGCGCGGAACGGAAAGACCATCGAGATCGTCAACACGGATGCCGAGGGCCGACTGGTCTTGGCAGATACTCTCGATGTGGCCTGTTCGCTCAAACCTGCCGCCATCATCGATCTCGCCACGCTGACCGGTGCGGCGAACGTGGCGCTCGGGCGCCCGTATTCAGCGGTGCTTTCCAATCATCGTCCGCTGTCGGAATCCCTCTGTCAGGCCGGTGAGGAAAGCGGTGATCGCCTATGGCCGCTGCCGCTCGACCGCGACTATCGGTCCCTGCTGAAAACCCCGTTTGCCGACCTCAAAAATGTGGGGGATGGCAGCGCCGGGACGATCGTGGGCGGTATTTTTCTTGAGCATTTTGTCAATCCGTCAATTCCCTGGGCGCACATCGATCTGACCTCTGCGTGGGAGGAGCGGGCGACCCCTCACGGGCCCGCAGGTGCGACTTTGTTTGGGGCTGCCCTCCTGGCGCAATGGGTTGATCGAGGCGGCATGGAGTCGCTTGACACATGA
- a CDS encoding SH3 domain-containing protein, which produces MRGCNLARRILAVILLAGAVAGDARSETVWARVRSDRVNLRARPDLQAEVVAQAHTGDRLAVRSEIEGWVEIIAPESVDVWAYREFIRDGVVTVNKLNLRAGPGINYSIVGSLPAGSPVTIRGQFGEWLKVAPTNATLWVSREFVELTSLTPDAEMAPEAGGLPERASSPEAPSPPSGPAEPGEQESAPRIHSSVPPAEESGGAVILPSAPSDLRLVPLEGQGRFVKYEGELKPAPFLINRPSDFRLVRRQGVQWVTVCFVRGNTAQLKSLLNESLVIHGREYWVQGVRPPVVIVERIERRVR; this is translated from the coding sequence ATGCGCGGTTGCAATCTAGCTCGCCGGATTTTGGCAGTTATTCTGCTGGCTGGCGCCGTCGCCGGTGACGCCCGGTCAGAAACCGTCTGGGCGCGCGTTCGGTCGGACCGCGTTAACCTTCGCGCGCGGCCCGACCTGCAAGCCGAGGTGGTCGCGCAGGCGCACACCGGCGACCGTCTCGCAGTGCGATCTGAAATTGAAGGATGGGTCGAGATCATAGCTCCTGAATCCGTTGATGTCTGGGCCTACCGCGAATTCATCCGCGACGGCGTGGTGACTGTGAATAAACTGAACCTTCGGGCGGGTCCGGGAATCAACTACAGCATCGTCGGCAGCCTCCCCGCCGGCAGCCCGGTCACCATACGGGGCCAATTTGGCGAGTGGCTGAAAGTTGCGCCCACAAACGCCACACTCTGGGTCAGCCGCGAGTTCGTTGAACTTACTTCGCTCACCCCTGACGCCGAGATGGCGCCCGAAGCCGGCGGCCTGCCGGAGCGCGCGTCATCGCCTGAGGCCCCATCGCCACCCTCGGGCCCCGCCGAACCCGGCGAGCAGGAGTCCGCTCCCCGCATCCATTCTTCCGTGCCTCCCGCCGAGGAATCCGGTGGTGCGGTCATTCTCCCGTCGGCACCCAGTGATCTTCGGCTCGTCCCCTTGGAAGGGCAGGGCCGGTTCGTGAAATATGAGGGAGAGCTGAAGCCGGCGCCATTTTTGATCAATCGGCCTAGCGATTTTCGGCTGGTCCGGCGCCAAGGGGTCCAGTGGGTCACCGTCTGTTTCGTCCGAGGCAATACGGCCCAGCTCAAATCGTTACTCAACGAATCCCTTGTGATCCACGGCCGTGAATACTGGGTTCAAGGCGTCCGTCCGCCCGTGGTCATCGTCGAACGCATTGAGAGGCGAGTGCGATGA
- the rnc gene encoding ribonuclease III gives MILRPNPYKELEAAIGYRFRKRRHLEEALTHPSFAHENPGVDIRHNQRLEFLGDAALGLIAAHSLYSLKPDASEGELTKLRSALSSTRALADIAQSIRLGDYLRLGRGEEMGGGRLRASILADALEAVIGAAFLDGGLKAAIKIFQAVFAPRLDLATTLEWYENPKGALQEWTHKQGTAAPEYRVKHEEGPPHQRRFTVEVSVGGRPLGEGSGRTKREAEKDAARDALRRIRGPMGGDVLRS, from the coding sequence ATGATCCTGCGGCCCAATCCTTACAAGGAACTCGAGGCAGCCATCGGCTACCGATTCCGGAAGAGGCGCCACCTTGAGGAAGCGTTGACTCACCCTTCGTTCGCCCACGAAAATCCCGGCGTTGATATTCGGCACAATCAGCGGTTGGAATTTTTGGGGGATGCCGCCTTGGGGCTTATCGCAGCCCATTCGCTCTATTCGCTGAAACCGGATGCTTCGGAGGGCGAACTAACGAAATTGCGTAGCGCTCTAAGTTCGACCCGAGCACTGGCGGACATCGCGCAGAGTATCCGTCTCGGCGACTATCTTCGGCTGGGCCGGGGGGAGGAAATGGGCGGCGGCCGCCTTCGCGCATCGATTCTGGCGGATGCCTTGGAAGCCGTCATTGGCGCCGCATTTCTCGACGGGGGCTTGAAAGCGGCCATAAAGATCTTCCAGGCGGTTTTCGCTCCGCGTCTCGATCTCGCCACGACCTTGGAATGGTACGAGAATCCGAAAGGGGCGCTTCAGGAATGGACACATAAGCAGGGAACCGCGGCCCCCGAATATCGGGTCAAACACGAAGAGGGGCCGCCCCATCAGCGGCGTTTTACAGTAGAGGTCTCGGTCGGCGGCCGGCCGCTGGGGGAAGGGTCCGGACGAACCAAGCGCGAGGCGGAGAAGGATGCCGCACGCGATGCACTCCGGCGCATCCGCGGGCCGATGGGTGGGGATGTTCTGCGAAGCTAA
- a CDS encoding phosphoribosylaminoimidazolesuccinocarboxamide synthase, with the protein MILPAAVTRIDLPGIPRVRSGKVRELFDVGDYYLIVATDRISAFDCILPTGIPGKGFVLNQLSAWWFRRLRDVVPNHFITDDVRDYPAMLQPYADRLKGRSMLVRKAEVLPIECVARGYLIGSGWVEYQRTGSICGIPLRPGYRMADRLDEPIFTPATKAESGHDQNITFEEAAARVGWERAEELRAVSLALYQRASEHAERCGLILADTKFEFGLAEGSLLLIDEVLTPDSSRYWPADSYAPGKSPPSFDKQYVRDYLESLGWNKQPPAPPLPDDVAKRTAAKYVDAFVQLTGSLPNL; encoded by the coding sequence ATGATCCTCCCCGCGGCTGTCACGCGCATCGACCTGCCCGGCATCCCGCGCGTGCGGAGCGGAAAAGTTCGAGAGTTGTTTGATGTTGGTGATTACTATCTGATCGTTGCGACGGATCGGATTTCCGCGTTTGACTGCATCCTGCCCACCGGCATTCCGGGCAAGGGATTCGTCCTGAATCAGCTATCGGCGTGGTGGTTTCGCAGGCTGCGCGACGTGGTGCCCAATCACTTCATCACGGACGACGTTCGGGATTACCCTGCCATGCTGCAGCCCTACGCCGATCGACTGAAAGGTCGGTCCATGCTGGTTCGCAAAGCGGAGGTGTTGCCCATCGAGTGCGTCGCCCGGGGGTATTTGATCGGTTCCGGTTGGGTGGAATACCAACGGACCGGGTCGATCTGCGGAATTCCCCTGCGGCCCGGCTACCGCATGGCGGACCGGCTCGATGAGCCGATTTTCACGCCGGCGACCAAGGCGGAGTCCGGTCATGACCAGAACATTACCTTCGAGGAGGCGGCTGCCCGTGTGGGCTGGGAGAGAGCCGAGGAGCTCCGCGCCGTCTCGCTTGCTCTATACCAGCGCGCATCGGAGCATGCGGAACGGTGCGGACTCATCCTCGCGGACACCAAATTTGAATTCGGGCTGGCTGAGGGCAGTCTTCTGCTCATTGATGAAGTATTGACCCCGGACAGCTCGCGCTACTGGCCGGCTGATTCGTATGCTCCTGGCAAATCGCCGCCGTCGTTTGACAAGCAATATGTCCGGGATTACCTCGAATCGCTGGGTTGGAACAAGCAGCCGCCTGCGCCGCCGCTCCCGGACGACGTGGCGAAGCGGACGGCGGCAAAATACGTTGATGCGTTCGTTCAACTCACCGGATCCTTGCCGAATCTATAA
- a CDS encoding heavy-metal-associated domain-containing protein, whose protein sequence is MNIATLRKTCLFAPAIGLAAILFAIGCFRQDQRTITIRVPQMRSPACYALIQEALKKIEGIKSTRPDYEKRTVDVTYDALKLAIKNIEFVIAATGFQANDIEPPPDARARLPEDCR, encoded by the coding sequence ATGAACATCGCAACGTTACGCAAAACGTGTCTCTTCGCACCGGCCATCGGCCTCGCGGCCATTCTCTTCGCGATCGGTTGTTTTCGCCAGGATCAACGAACCATCACGATACGCGTCCCGCAGATGCGGTCGCCCGCGTGCTACGCGTTGATTCAGGAGGCGCTCAAGAAGATCGAGGGGATCAAGAGCACTCGCCCGGATTACGAGAAGCGGACGGTGGACGTCACCTACGACGCGCTCAAATTGGCGATTAAAAACATTGAATTTGTAATTGCCGCCACGGGATTCCAGGCGAATGACATTGAACCGCCTCCCGACGCTCGCGCTCGACTGCCCGAGGATTGCCGCTGA
- the xerD gene encoding site-specific tyrosine recombinase XerD, with product MQVLVDQFLDYLTLERGLTENTRRAYENDLRRFVAWLQGRGIRTMNAVSRRAIVDYLLWERDAGLAAPSLSRRLAAIRAFLRYLQQEGFVAANVAETMESPRLWRWLPDSLPPADVERLLAAPDLDKPVGLRDRALLETLYGCGLRVSEAAGLATSDIRFESGCLRCFGKGRKERIVPLGAAAAVFLRRYLSEVRPRWDRDGSKPHVFLSARGRPLSRKTIWQMVRRYARAAGIGKRVTPHTLRHSFATHMLANDAPLRAIQEMLGHADIATTQIYTHVDAPRLVQVHRRFHPRA from the coding sequence ATGCAGGTCCTAGTGGACCAGTTTCTCGATTACCTGACTTTGGAGCGTGGCCTTACCGAAAATACTCGCCGTGCCTATGAGAACGATCTGCGCCGGTTTGTTGCGTGGCTCCAAGGGCGGGGAATCCGCACGATGAACGCTGTTTCGCGCCGTGCCATCGTCGATTACTTATTGTGGGAGCGTGATGCCGGCCTCGCGGCGCCGAGCCTATCCCGACGCCTGGCGGCTATTCGGGCTTTCTTGCGGTATCTGCAACAGGAAGGATTCGTTGCCGCCAATGTGGCCGAAACCATGGAATCCCCGCGGCTTTGGCGCTGGCTGCCTGACTCACTGCCACCCGCCGATGTGGAGCGCCTTCTGGCGGCTCCGGATCTCGATAAGCCCGTTGGGTTGCGTGATCGGGCGCTGCTCGAGACGCTTTATGGGTGCGGACTTCGTGTTTCCGAAGCGGCCGGTCTGGCGACTTCGGATATTCGATTCGAAAGCGGATGCCTGCGTTGTTTTGGAAAGGGCCGAAAGGAAAGGATTGTTCCGCTGGGCGCGGCGGCCGCCGTATTTCTGCGCCGCTATCTTAGCGAGGTGCGCCCGCGATGGGATCGCGACGGATCCAAGCCTCATGTCTTTTTGTCGGCCCGCGGCCGCCCCCTAAGCCGGAAGACGATCTGGCAGATGGTTCGCCGGTACGCGCGCGCAGCAGGAATCGGAAAGCGCGTCACACCCCATACGTTGAGGCATTCTTTTGCGACGCACATGCTGGCGAATGACGCCCCGCTACGGGCGATTCAAGAGATGCTCGGCCATGCCGACATCGCCACCACGCAGATTTATACGCATGTCGATGCGCCCCGCCTAGTGCAGGTTCATCGGCGCTTCCATCCGCGCGCATGA